A genomic window from Solanum stenotomum isolate F172 chromosome 10, ASM1918654v1, whole genome shotgun sequence includes:
- the LOC125843061 gene encoding uncharacterized protein LOC125843061 has translation MVDAAAINSVTGPLSGTAGAHIGVDAHHPLHLSMKIGLLGKGKLGFITGQYSKDKFVVSLHDLWGKCNVIVLSWIMISISRELLSGIVYASSAQQVWTDLKERFDKVDGSRIFYLHKEIATLSQGMLYVSSYFSKLKELWMEFDSLMPCPGCACEVSKTYATHFEYQRLMQFLLVLNESYNQCRNQIMMQDPAPCVNKAYSLVMAEESQRILGKSNVVSADNHGLVNDAMTFFSNNKSHVPRSSSSSYSGPNPPLGSGSRSHQRSTRDLYFDYCNWKGHIRATCYKLHGYPLDWKGKKRTPPGSIPAVGANAGII, from the exons ATGGTGGATGCAGCTGCCATTAATTCAGTTACAGGACCTCTTTCAGGAACTGCGGGAGCTCATATAGGAGTCGATGCTCATCATCCTCTTCATTT ATCTATGAAGATTGGACTACTAGGAAAAGGGAAGTTAGGTTTCATTACTGGTCAGTATTCAAAGGATAAGTTTGTTGTCTCATTGCATGATCTTTGGGGAAAATGTAATGTCATAGTCCTGTCATGGATTATGATCTCTATAAGCAGGGAACTGTTAAGTGGAATAGTCTATGCTAGTAGTGCTCAGCAAGTATGGACTGACTTGAAAGAGAGATTTGACAAAGTAGATGGCTCTAGGATCTTTTATTTacacaaggagattgctacacTTAGTCAAGGAATGTTGTATGTGTCTAGTTATTTCTCCAAACTCAAGGAATTGTGGATGGAATTTGACTCTCTTATGCCATGTCCTGGTTGCGCCTGTGAAGTTTCTAAGACTTATGCAACTCATTTTGAGTACCAGAGATTGATGCAGTTTCTCTTAGTGCTAAATGAGTCTTATAATCAGTGTAGAAATCAGATTATGATGCAGGATCCAGCACCTTGTGTGAACAAGGCTTACTCTCTGGTTATGGCCGAGGAAAGCCAGAGGATACTTGGTAAATCCAATGTTGTAAGTGCTGATAATCACGGTTTGGTGAATGATGCCATGACATTCTTCAGCAATAATAAGAGTCATGTACCTAGATCAAGCTCTAGTTCATACTCGGGACCTAATCCTCCTTTAGGATCTGGTTCTAGATCTCATCAAAGATCTACCAGAGATCTCTATTTTGACTACTGCAATTGGAAAGGTCACATCAGAGCTACTTGTTATAAACTTCATGGTTATCCTCTTGACTGGAAGGGTAAAAAGAGAACACCACCTGGATCTATTCCTGCTGTGGGTGCTAATGCTGGTATTATTTAG
- the LOC125843059 gene encoding polyphenol oxidase B, chloroplastic-like, with protein NGKVLQVHYSWLFFPFHRWYLYFYERILGKLIDDPTFALPYWNWDNPKGMRLPPMYDREGTSLYDERRDPQVRNNTVMDLGFFGDKVDTTELLLMNNNLILMYRQMVTNAPCPLLFFGGRYVLGNNIEAPGTIENIPHTPVHIWTGTVRGSTFPNGDKSYGEDMGNFYSTGLDPVFYSHHGNVDRMWNEWKTLGGKRKDLTQPEWLNSEFFFYDENKNPYLVKIGDCLDTKKMGYDYAPSPTPWRNFKPNKKYSTGKLDPSKVPPASKIFPIFKLDGNTSFSLDRPASLRTQVEKENKEEILTFGFIKYDNRDYIRFDVYVNADKNVKPGDLNQKEYAGSYTSLPHTHKPGDDDHISSANLQLAITELLEELDLEKEEKIVVTLVPRKVGEGLAIGCVEIMLVDC; from the coding sequence AATGGCAAAGTGTTACAAGTTCATTACTCGTGGCTTTTCTTCCCGTTCCATAGATGGTACTTATACTTCTACGAAAGAATATTGGGAAAACTCATCGATGATCCAACTTTCGCTTTACCATATTGGAATTGGGATAATCCAAAGGGCATGCGTTTACCTCCCATGTACGATCGTGAAGGGACTTCCCTTTACGATGAAAGGCGTGATCCACAAGTCCGTAACAACACTGTTATGGACCTTGGTTTTTTTGGGGACAAGGTTGATACAACTGAACTCCTATTGATGAACAATAACTTAATTCTAATGTACCGTCAAATGGTAACTAATGCTCCGTGTCCTCTTTTGTTCTTTGGTGGACGTTACGTTCTCGGGAATAACATCGAAGCTCCGGGAACCATTGAAAATATCCCTCACACACCAGTCCACATTTGGACTGGTACAGTACGAGGTTCAACTTTTCCTAATGGTGATAAGTCATACGGTGAGGATATGGGTAATTTCTACTCAACTGGTTTGGACCCGGTTTTCTATAGCCACCACGGCAATGTGGACCGGATGTGGAACGAATGGAAAACACTAGGAGGGAAAAGAAAAGATCTAACACAACCAGAATGGTTGAACTCCGAGTTCTTTTTCTATGATGAAAACAAAAATCCTTACCTTGTGAAAATCGGAGACTGTTTGGACACGAAGAAGATGGGATATGACTACGCACCAAGCCCCACCCCATGGCGTAACTTCAagccaaacaaaaaatattcaacTGGGAAACTGGACCCAAGTAAAGTTCCACCAGCAAGCAAAATATTCCCAATCTTTAAGCTGGATGGAAACACATCGTTTTCCTTGGATAGACCAGCTTCGTTAAGGACTCAAGtggagaaagaaaataaagaggagaTTCTAACGTTCGGCTtcataaaatatgataatagaGACTACATAAGGTTCGATGTGTATGTGAACGCGGACAAGAATGTGAAACCAGGGGATCTTAACCAGAAAGAGTATGCGGGAAGCTATACTAGCTTGCCACATACTCATAAACCTGGTGATGATGATCATATTTCAAGTGCTAATTTGCAGCTGGCGATAACAGAACTGTTGGAGGAGCTTGATttggaaaaggaagaaaaaattgtGGTGACTCTGGTTCCAAGGAAAGTTGGCGAAGGTCTCGCCATTGGATGTGTGGAGATCATGCTTGTGGATTGTTAA